One window from the genome of Eublepharis macularius isolate TG4126 chromosome 15, MPM_Emac_v1.0, whole genome shotgun sequence encodes:
- the HDAC1 gene encoding histone deacetylase 1 — MALTQGTKRKVCYYYDGDIGNYYYGQGHPMKPHRIRMTHNLLLNYGLYRKMEIYRPYKASAEEMTKYHSDDYIKFLRSIRPDNMSEYSKQMQRFNVGEDCPVFDGLFEFCQLSTGGSVASAVKLNKQQTDIAVNWAGGLHHAKKSEASGFCYVNDIVLAILELLKYHQRVLYVDIDIHHGDGVEEAFYTTDRVMTASFHKYGEYFPGTGDLRDIGAGKGKYYAVNYPLRDGIDDESYEAIFKPVMSKVMETFQPSAVALQCGSDSLSGDRLGCFNLTIKGHAKCVEFIKSFNLPMLMLGGGGYTIRNVARCWTYETAVALNTEIPNELPYNDYFEYFGPDFKLHISPSNMTNQNTNEYLEKIKQRLFENLRMLPHAPGVQMQPIPEDAVPEDSGDEDEEDPDKRISIRSSDKRIACDEEFSDSEDEGEGGRRNVANFKKAKRAKTEEEEKEEEKKEVKEEEKAKEEAAEPKGVKEEIKST; from the exons atgGCGCTGACTCAGGGGACCAAGCGGAAAGTCTGCTATTACTACGATG GGGACATTGGGAACTATTACTATGGTCAAGGCCACCCTATGAAGCCCCATAGGATCAGGATGACCCACAACCTCCTCCTCAACTATGGCCTTTACAGAAAAATGGAAATCTAT CGCCCCTACAAAGCAAGTGCTGAAGAAATGACCAAATACCACAGTGACGACTACATCAAATTTCTGCGCTCGATTCGTCCAGACAACATGTCTGAATATAGCAAGCAGATGCAGCGAT TCAATGTTGGAGAGGATTGCCCTGTGTTTGATGGCTTATTTGAATTCTGTCAGCTTTCTACAGGAGGCTCTGTTG CCAGCGCAGTGAAGCTGAACAAGCAGCAGACGGACATTGCTGTGAACTGGGCAGGTGGCTTGCATCATGCCAAGAAGTCTGAAGCCTCCGGCTTCTGCTACGTCAATGACAtcgtcctggccattttggaactGCTCAA GTACCACCAGCGGGTGCTGTACGTTGACATCGACATTCATCATGGCGATGGCGTGGAGGAGGCCTTCTACACCACAGACCGCGTCATGACAGCATCCTTTCATAAGTACGGAGAATACTTCCCGGGAACGGGGGACCTGCGG GACATTGGTGCAGGCAAAGGAAAATATTATGCTGTCAACTATCCTCTCCGGGATGGAATTGATGATGAGTCCTATGAAGCCATCTTCAAGCCA GTCATGTCTAAAGTGATGGAGACATTCCAGCCTAGTGCTGTTGCCTTGCAGTGTGGCTCCGATTCTTTATCTGGGGACAGACTAGGGTGTTTTAATCTGACCATTAAAG GCCATGCCAAATGTGTGGAGTTCATCAAAAGCTTTAACTTGCCCATGCTGATGCTCGGAGGAGGTGGCTACACAATTCGCAATGTAGCCAGGTGCTGGACATACGAGACTGCTGTGGCACTGAACACAGAGATCCCAAATG AGCTTCCATACAACGATTATTTTGAATACTTTGGCCCAGACTTCAAGCTCCACATCAGTCCCTCCAACATGACCAACCAAAACACCAATGAATATCTGGAGAAGATTAA GCAGCGCCTCTTTGAGAACCTGCGGATGCTCCCTCATGCTCCTGGGGTCCAGATGCAGCCGATCCCAGAAGATGCTGTGCCGGAGGACAGTGGAGATGAAGATGAGGAAGATCCTGACAAACGGATTTCCA TCCGCTCATCAGATAAGAGAATAGCATGTGATGAAGAGTTCTCAGATTCTGAAGATGAAGGGGAAGGCGGACGCAGAAATGTAGCTAACTTCAAGAAGGCCAAACGGGCAAAAactgaagaggaggagaaggaagaagagaagaaag AAGTcaaagaggaggagaaggccAAAGAGGAGGCAGCAGAACCGAAGGG